One Drosophila willistoni isolate 14030-0811.24 chromosome 2R unlocalized genomic scaffold, UCI_dwil_1.1 Seg167, whole genome shotgun sequence DNA segment encodes these proteins:
- the LOC26529018 gene encoding microfibril-associated glycoprotein 4: MSKVPLIIGRSCRRCVSSSLTATLNALWFYLTFLCLTFKKCSAEVLPTGDVANFASFKGRQYSTRRVDYNYSSRVTSCPQQQGGVGPLEITLPGLEPFEILCDYEITGAGYTVIASRSNVELNFFRNWTEYKRGFGNYSGDFFIGLDKLHAITKSQPYELYIHLEDFEGNTRFARYDDFYIESENSLYKLTTLGTYTGDAGDSLSVNKGFKFSTYDRDNDALDTQNCALERLGAWWYVDCTRSNLFGMYFVETSPSSASGMAWYDWRGENYSYKKMKMLMGPKYICY, translated from the exons ATGTCGAAGGTGCCCCTAATCATTGg ACGGAGCTGTAGAAGATGTGTTTCTAGTTCACTTACAGCTACTTTGAATGCTTTGTGGTTTTATTTGACATTCTTATGCCTAACTTTTAAAAAGTGCAGTGCAGAAGTATTACCGACTGGTGATGTGGCCAATTTTGCAAG TTTTAAAGGCAGGCAATATTCAACCCGGCGGGTTGACTATAACTATTCTTCTCGCGTAACCTCTTGTCCACAGCAACAAGGTGGTGTGGGTCCTCTCGAAATTACTCTTCCTGGTCTCGAACCGTTTGAGATCCTGTGCGATTATGAAATTACAGGAGCAGGATATACAGTAATCGCAAGTCGATCAAATGTTGAACTCAATTTCTTTAGAAACTGGACGGAATACAAACGAGGATTTGGAAACTATTCGGGAGATTTCTTTATAGGTCTCGACAAACTGCATGCCATCACGAAATCACAGCCCTATGAGTTGTACATTCATTTGGAGGATTTTGAAGGAAACACTCGATTCGCCCGCTACGACGACTTTTACATTGAAAGTGAAAATTCATTGTATAAGCTGACCACATTGGGAACATATACTGGAGATGCAGGAGACTCGTTGAGTGTCAACAAAGGTTTCAAGTTTTCCACATACGACAGGGACAATGATGCGCTCGATACTCAAAATTGTGCACTAGAACGACTCGGTGCTTGGTGGTACGTCGATTGCACCAGGAG CAATCTGTTCGGAATGTATTTCGTAGAAACATCTCCATCTTCTGCAAGTGGAATGGCATGGTATGATTGGCGTGGAGAGAATTATTcatacaaaaaaatgaaaatgctaATGGGTCCAAAATATATCTGTTATTAA